The following DNA comes from Schistocerca piceifrons isolate TAMUIC-IGC-003096 chromosome 3, iqSchPice1.1, whole genome shotgun sequence.
ATGTAATCCACAGGAAGCAATGTCAATCATTGTGGGTACAGCTGTCTTGCATAATATTGCGAGGAGTGCAAGCAGTGATGAACCACCAGAAGATCCTGAAATTTCTCGACTTTTAAATCAGTTAGGTACGTGATGAGAGAGGCCCCAACATTGAAGACAATGAAGAAGTGCTACCTGGACAGCAGATGTATCGTGATGATAcattacctggaagagcagttcgccgtgctataattaatgaacatttccGATAATCTAACATAAATCCAGACATTGTTCGTAATGAAAAATTATGATTATAGTTATGGGATTTTGCCGTATTTTCAATTTTTCAGATTATTTCAGTATGTAATCTATTTTGTTTCTGCTGTCTAGTGAACATAAAAGTACTCACTGAACTGGGTGTGTGATGCGAAATTTGAGGTTTTGTTATGCCAGGGACAGGATGTGCTGCCTACAGACAATTACCCAGCTGCTGCTTTTCTGAGATATTTTTTTAGTGTGGAACTGTTGCTAATTCATTATTAAAGATATATTTCTTGCATCACATTGGTTGTGAAAGCAATGCTGTACTCTGTTATTTATATACATGTTCAGTCTCTGGGTATGTACTTAAATTTGAGAACAAATGACTCCATTACATTTAGAGAGTGTGAGAGTAAAAGCGAGTGGAATAAAATATCCATTATATTTCTGTATTATGTTCACTATAGATCCTAAACATCTCTTAAATTTTCTACTGTAACAACAAATATGTGAATGTCCAACAGTTTTGCAATATTAAAAGAGCACATTCTTTATTATTAGAACCTTACAGTTTAGAGATTATTTTACTGCACTTCTCCTCATTAGTAATGCAGTCTTATCACCTAGATAAGCTTAAAATTGTGAATATGCAGTACACACATGGGCACAAAATAATCATTTGTGTAATAACATAAAGTGTCAGATTGGGATTGTTTATTtgttaaattgtttccatattAATCACTACTCTTTATTTACAATATGATTTTCTTCAAACATAAGTGTGTGTGGCTATAAGGTTGTGCAAAGAattgaattacactgttaaatctaGTCAGTCATGCGTGTAGCAGCACTTTACACAATATTATGCACAACTgtatggcattaaaaaaaaaaaaaaaaaaaaaaaaaaaaaaaaaaaaaaaaaaaaaaaaaaaaaacatggaattgTGTTTAGAAATTGCCACCAAAAACAAGTTCTCATTGCTACAAATGCAATGGAATGTTGTCAGCAATGTCTAATACTTTGGGGATCAGTGCAAGAGCAATAATTAGTTAAGGAGTGTGCTACTTCGGAAGATATGAAAGCAGAACTGTAATGCTGTGAGTTGACAGTACAAAGTGTCATACTTTAAGTTATTACTGAAAACTCCCTCCCTCACCCCGTCACTGATATTGATGCAGTTTTTTCACATATTTAATGCTCACCTGTAGAGAAAGGAATTCCTTGTCATTGCATAGTGCCACAGAAAAATGCCTCACTACAAATACAGTTGTGGCAGAAGTTATGGGTTGCCATTACAAACATTGGCAGGTGCAGAATATTGCTAAGAAAGCCACACATGCTATGACTACTATAGCAGAAACCAGTGACCCATCATTggaatgcatttctgaaaataTCTTGCTACAAATTTTGCTGTGGTAAAAGTTATGGGCTGACATTGTGAACATTAACAGGTGTAGAGTATTGCTAGAGAAGCCACACAATGCTAATCTCACTACTGTCCATATTAGCAATGCATTATTCAATAATGCCTCTCTACAAATACTGTTATGATAAATGTTACAGGTTTCCACCACACACATTACCAACTGGTGTGGTTAGGAAAGCCACATATGCTATGCTtacttttgcagaaaagagaacccacCACAGCAATGTATTTCTCAACATGCCTCACTTCAAATTGTATTGTCATAAAAGATATAGGTTCCCATTATAAACATTACCTGGTGCAGAGTATTGCACGGAAAATGGCACACACAAAATTATGATTTGGAGCACTTTCCCTCATATTCTGGTACAAACAATGCAAAACATGATAACATTGGGCCTCATGTATATAACTGTTACAGCACGTATGTTCATTCCAAAGTTAGAGTAACAATGatgctttattactattattttgtttcattaacagTCTACCTCATTGTTAAGTCATTTAAGTAGAAATTGGCACCTGACGCTATGGCTGCAGGCCTGCAACTGACATGTATCTTACTTGTGTAAACTGCAGTGTTGCTAATCTGTTTTTATATATGAAGTAATTCTAATTTTAAGTGATTGGATGAAACTTAGTCCAGACCAAATAAGCTGTAAGCAGATATTAGACAGACAACAACTAGGATAGAAGCAGTATCACTAACAGGACAAACACAGAGAAACAATTCGAACTGAGAGACAACTTTAATAAATTAGACAAAATACAACatagcacaaaaaattaaaaaaaaatcactgtcacAGGAAAAAAAAGTCACGTGTCACTGGCATTTTTCTTCTTCCAGTACTTCAGTTTTTCTTTCAGGGCCagaatctttaaattttttatcctCAGCTCCCTTTGGTGCTCTGCCTTCATCATGAGTAATTGGGCCTCCAGTAGTTCCACTCTCTTCTTGCACACATTGTCAATCACTGTTCCCGAACCTGATGGCCTTGGTTTTGCAGGCATCCTGCGATGATTCCATGTATTTTTTGGCGTGCAAATGTTTTTATTCGGTCGATCAGGAGACTGTGAAACAGACTGCAACTGGGTGACATCCGCCAAAACATTATTTGGTGTCTCTTTACTTAATAATACGACAGGTGTGTGGGAAGTGCTAGGTTGTGTGCACTCTGCTAACTCGACAACTGAAGCAGGTGGCGTATTCTCACTGCACCGCACTTCACTGCTCTCCATGTTGACAACATCCACAATCATGCTGaactgtgcatcggaatcatatgcaTTTGTTAACGGTTTCATTGAGGAACCAACAATTTCTAATAGTTTAGCCCGATCATGGATCGTGGTTTTTTGGGTAGGCTTCCCCCCACCTGTTTTATacaattccatcttttattctgcaaGGTCTTTTCGAAGTCTTCTTTTCATATTTTCATAACAGGTTTTCAGCCTGTCACAGGATCTTTTTGTCACacctgaaataaaataaatgtagtttGTAGTACCATAAATTAATTCTTATATCATTTGCATTCATAAGTCCATTTTGCATTCTGAGGCTCTTAACTTATAACTGCAATAAACATCTAAGATCTGTATATGGATTTTGTGGAAATACAGAAGCGTACGGTGTAATAGGTCGGACGTGATCCAGTATGTGGTTACAGGTATGCACGCTAGGGGCGCTGGTGCATAGGCGTACGCTTTCGCGCATcgtgtaatacgggctttacaccGTCCACGCGGGATATACCTAGTGCGCATGCGCAGCAGCAGACGATacgcgcgcggaaagaaaacaTAAGTGTGTGCTGTCTTGTAAAGTCGTCCGATCTACCGCGAGCAACTCAGGAACGAGTGTATGATACACTGGATACTTTCAAATTATTTCTGTGAGCTCAAGGTTcgtatttaataagaaattgttttctTTACCGTTATTTACTAagtaattgttttctcttatgtaggTTACAACTGCTCTGAGTTACAGACTCACTATTTTTATGTTACGACACTTGATTACACTGGTATATGtatatcgaaatttacatttatacagcatattACACATGGAAGATCCACTTGTTTTTGAAGCTATTGCCCTGGCAGTGGCAGTAAATCTTCAGATTAGGGCAGAACGGCGACGAAAACGAAAAGCCAAGCCGTTGTTGGGTTCgaccctggctgaaaagaagggacGAAGGCAGGGGAATATATTCACTtttaatgaaagaactgaggcccgaagatccgcaagaatttcggaacttcgttaggatggacatggtctgtttcgagaagctgctgtctataaTAGAAGATAGAATCAaaaagtgtgacacagtcatgagggaggctatcTCACCTTCTCGAAGGTAAGAATTGTATGTTTAtacgttttgtgatcataccaACCAAGATGTCTCTTACAATTTCGTTACATGCCCTGTTACGTTGCAGGCTGGCTGTAACATTACGGTTCCTGGCGACtggggaatcttttaagagtctggCTTTCAGCCACAGAATTGCACAGCCTACCATTTCAAACGTTATTGTGGATGTATGCACTGCAAATTGCGAAACTTTAAAGGACCAATACCTAAAGGTACATTTGTGTTATTTTTTCGAATTTGGAAGATACATATGTGTGTATTTATATGTGCCATTCAGACAGTAATTAAGTATATAACATTACaggcaccatcaacagaagagTGGAATAAAATTGCCAAAGAATTTGATGAACTTTGGCAGTTCCCAAACTGCATTGGTAAGCCACAGAATTAAGTTACATAATATGGAGAAAATGTGACAATAATGAAATGTATTTAAAATGCTTTTAATGAAGTATATCAGACTCAGCTTTAGGCAGTTTTTTATCTCCCACACTGTAAGTCTATGTACTGCTATATAAAACTACTTACTTTTATTTTCAGGTGCAATGGATGGGAAACACACAGCATTTGCCCCACCACGAACTGCTGGCTCAACATACTTCAATTATAAAAAGTTCCACAGTGTTGTTTTACTAGCTATTGTGGACGCTAGGTATCGATTCTCTTTGATTGACATTGGGTGCAATGGAAGAGTGAGTGATGGTGGGGTGTATGCAAATAGCCTGATCAGCAGTGCACTTCGGGAAAACTGGTTGAAGGTACCACAGCAAAAATCACTTCCTGGCACAAACATTGAAGTGCCATATGTGATTCTTGCTGATGATGCCTTTCACCTGGAGCCATATATCATGAAACCTTATAGAGACTGCCAGAACCAGAACTCCAAACAGATTTTTAACTACAGATTGTCAAGAGGAAGGCGAGTAGTGGAAAACAGTTTCGGAATTCTGGCCAACCGCTTCAGAGTTCTTCTCAGTACAATGCGACTACCTGTTGAGAAAGTGGAATTAATTGTTCAGACTTTATGCATACTGCACAACTACTTGATTGAAGAGGCAGACACCACATATGTGACAGCTGCTGATACAGAAAACACAGACTTGTGCACCATAAACAATGGTTCCTGGCGAGGAGAGAAATCTCTCTCTAGCATACCCCAGCAGAGTGGAAATCGCACGTCACTGTGTGCCAGGGAAGTGCGCGAAAAATTTTGTGAATTCTTTAGTACAACAGGTTATGTTTCATGGCAGTGGGAAGCCGTTAAGAAGTACAACTTTTAGCAGTAATAATGTACAGAAGgcaatcttttatttaaaaatgtctcATCAATGTAATACAATGCCTTAACTTTAAAATCAATTACAGATTTCTTTATGTATGccatccatgatacatttcatgacATTTAATTTCACGTCAGCCTTAATTGCtggattttttaatttcttcaattaGCAGCAACATACTGACCAAACTTGTCATCTTCATTACTCCCACTAATTGAAACTCTAATGTCTCTTAAGACTGACAATGTTGAGGTGGCTAATTCATCCTCAGTGTCCTTCCTACGCCTCTTTCTGGCTGAAGCATAAGGCTGCTCACTTAGAGGTGATGGTGTTGACGCAGGTGTACTTCCCTCTGACAATTCCACAGTAAATATGTCTTGAGAGTACTGGAAATAGAAAACTGATACAGTATTGTGCTACATGCATATTACAATATCTAACATTAAAGTGGTTATGTAAACTACAGTGGTCTGTTTATAGTTCTCTGTGTAAAATATAAGTAATGTAAGTAACCTGTATGAAAGTGAAGTACTATTTTGTTGGAGCAAATATATACAATACAATCAAAGTGTTACATTCTTTTGGCCAAGAGAGCTTCATGGCTAATGAACTGTCATTGACATACATGAGAATACCGTTTATGCACTTACATTGCTGTTGTCATCTTCAATATATCCCTCATTTACTATGGTCTCTTCAGTAACTGTGGTCACCTCAGTATTCTGAAATAGTTGATGTGTTATTCACTTGTTGCAAttactatttacaacttttatttaAATGTAGGTAAATACTTACACAAGGGTCATTGACAGTGGTCGTGCTACATGGATTTGATGAGAGTGACTGTGGTATCTGAAATATTAAAGGCCCATGTTAGTCTATAGCAGATTGTGAACCTCTCATAACACTGAAAAATACGAATACACATGGTAGTATTAAAGCTTGATTTGTTttccaaaatatcattcactaataTAAGCATATATACTACTTGAGCTGGAATATCCATCTACAACCTGAAATCAGAATAAGCTGTCTTACAGAAAGCAGAATTCCTACAAAGGAAGGCAACAAAATGTTTGTACTTACGATACGGCTTGGGATATTTGTCACTGTTTTCCTCGGTGTCACGTAGTCCTTCAAAAACTTCAAAGCATTGAACCACCACACAGCAGGCTCGTAAACTTCGCTTGCACCTGTACCACTATGCTCACTGGCTCTAATTTTTTTAAGCTCCCCACAAAAGTGCGACCGCAGAGACATGAATCGAGTTTTGCAGTCCTCATCTGTTGCGTTGGGCAAAAGTGCGCGAACTTTACTGcctatcactgccagtttctctttcctggcattctgaaataaagcaagagatgcaATGAAATCAAACATGAACTTTCGTAAGCTAAGGCATTGATATACGAATCGAAAATCATCGTGTAACATAatatgcatattactcagaaatAAACGATGCCGACGTACCTTATTATGATATAGCGGGTCCTGCGggttgtacactctttgacataaaacttgaccggcggccggccgcttcagaggctaagtccgcgccgatcgcgacatgggacaaaaaaactggccaactcgctaattctctaagtccggttatctgcacaatctggcaacactgtagactgcggcacttcctggaggaaaacttgtcccatgatagagaaactctaggctgattacgcctgtggtctagcggtagcgtgcgtcgTTTctattcataatgtcagtggatcgagagcagctggcataaaatatttttatagcctcttctgtctgaatgctgaagacgtgaatgtaatggtagcgcagattcaatctattttgctttgtgacacaccgatatcaaaattttatccagtaacgattttgcggcagatttcctgcagactgtcctcctctggacgccgtatgcggcaaagctccgggatccatttgctggctactggcagcggccgtggcgacagcagcggcgctgcactcccccgttctttatcgaaagcgcctgctaccgctcatcgcttttgatgatttaaaacgctttattattaaatgttgctccacagaaaatttctacaatttccattcatgctcaaaagcaacggagacagacgcccttattagtaggcgggtattatattacattaatcggcaagagctgagtatggcccgaaattaattttatagactgggacgaaatgaaaccacctcactacattcgataaatttataaatgcttcatacctcgtttcttttcctttcaaactcaattatttgtgcaacttttggtcaatgtttggatgttttcgtcaagccagagtgagcgtctgtggtgtaaagtgtattacagttcttgtttcattccttatggtaagtctatgcgataaactgtgtgaataccttgcaatgcatgctctgtagcagtgcaggaacactgcacatttggagttcatgaagtatttattgttgatcggaagtgatagttaaggtcatcagatttaaaccagaaaaatttgtcgttttcaaggtttcagagaacggaaaggaattgctaacgccggtgttagaaaacgtctacagttaaatgctattgcaaaaatttagaagaagggaactatattaatgaacatgtgcacttcataaacaaccttctgacatgttagacctatatgacgaacaaagctcaaatttatatcgttgacagtcggtttgaatcttttcagggtctattttacagtgaagcaccttggaatttgcaaagcagaaatccatgatattaacttaatttactaagtcgaaaccggacgaagattgatgtttaaaggcactcttcagatttcgcataagaaatttttactagcagtttgcaactccattaattaaaatggaaaataaaaggttgtagtcagcggcttctaccgtgattcgaactgctatgtcttatagtacaagcactgcaacgcacaagggaacctctgagctaacgacacactggctgccagaggcggaatatagtcactgcgatgttgcctgagcctcaaaacgcaaccttaaacacacgaacagaggaggtggagattactgttttaacgtcccgtcgacaacgatgtcattagagacggagcacaagctcggattagggaaggatggggaaggaaatcggccgtgcccttcctaaggaaccatcccggcatttgcctgaagcgatttagggaaatcattgaaaacctaaatcaggatggccgggcgcgggattgcaccgtcgtcctcccgaatgcacacacaaacaggtgttacttatgtaaagaacgccgttcttggagtccagaaattaaatatactttctaattgtgtcatcttgcagtggattatatcgtacgagtcttcgatgtggaaaacgaatgtcaagtgaatttagcgaggtaacgccgacctacacccggaagtaaatgcactatgagagtgttgacaaatacttgctacgacgctgctatTTCTAGgttctctgacgaggcagctcttcagcgaaatgcttgccgtgattctccgatacggttcttcagagtggagacgcgcgcgcacgtttggtttttatgcggcgttctcccctgatggtttctgacgtcgccttgtgggctatttatacatatgagacattcaattatcattaatccagaatcatacaagtttcagcttccggcgtggaagaaggctgttgacgccgacattatatcatttcaacgtagggaaagcaaaacggatcattcaatgtttctcattcaacataaagcatgtgagataattttccgtaacgttcataatcatctaaaaatacaaacgaagtaaaaatacaccggaagcttattcgaattgaatataacgctttgcacctcgatgtcgaatttgtccacttgcaatcttttgcagcatacacatagaatgtcatgattaccacgagaatgaagaaatatgttggtaaggatggaagcaagaagagacgcagtcaacaaatattctattcctcatggcattcatttcatttggcatgtaagaagaggtaaagcgggaatttactttcgttaacacgaaagatatgccgcacatattgataacgaggaagtctgcgtcttcatacgtttcctccttgaaatgtgtatgctctattatatactaagtagcccgatcattgtttcagtaatgttaccctcttgtttgaccccgtaacgatgaacagattccaaatgcatgtctcccttcctgggttgttttttgtgttttattgcttggaattcctgaagcagaccactgtgccttcccccctcgtgggttaggtctcaaaactaaaccgctttgtatccaatggcataatttattcagacagcatcagcataagactatcaaacaaggccttccatttacagttgcagcactctaaccagcactgaccaaagtgtaatccacggtcatggtcctaaattatcagctgtctgctactgtggcaaagtccgtactacactttcgattccgcagcaccattttatctggtaacactgtgtagttgcacagttgtgctaccaggtctgtcctcacactgtcaactttatgtatgtcacttctcctgcagcgtagatcacgaggagccgaagtaaatgagtgtattctgcatgacgtaacattcagtattcccttctttcatagccactcttcatgtgcatcgataccaaataggaatgcgaaaattCTTGCgcgtgagagaatgacaataacaatcgtaacaagaacaagcaaataatgaatgatgtttattccaacgcagaacgagaatggctttaaatataaaaatctgtatctatatctatatccatatctattgatctttgagttggcacaatgcaaatatattcttagcatttagttactgaatttagttctggatgtttgcagagaaaaggaaaagtcggtacttctcgctagtgtaatataatgtgaaccagcaactaccctttccttagaacacgactcaagcaggtcctcaagtaggtagcaaggcactgctgcattctgttccctgacattgctctgatgacggttaatgcagatagttccgattatgaaatacaaaacgtattgcaggttagttcctaggatagtaacattaaatttgcgttgtagacggcacatgaacgtgacgactatccatattactcatcaatataaaaagacaatattttgggaatttagcaggattactcaaaatgaattctgaaattgggtgactgactgcacaggtgctaaacgtcgtcaagagtatacgatgtcctaatcgcattaggaatatgaagatcgtcttcgacagctcgcaactttcacattgctatctccaccctactccagacagccctcggtggagttgcactacgttgccgatgttatggaaggccttcaaaccgacaacagaccacatattgaaaaatacaagcgaattgtcttgcagcgtaagcttattgtaactaatctaaaaattattggagaggaacattgtcctattcaaaaaaagtaaaatgttacacactgttgacgtcaaacggacattatttatgtcctgtcttgtgtcctactcatctataatatcaagtgtactatgaaaatgattatatataatggatgatagggtaatgcattgataccagatggtgggggccggccggtgtggccgtgcggttctaggcgcttcagtctggaaccgcgtgaccgctacggtcgcaggttcgaatcctgcctcgggcatggatgtgagtgatgtccttaggttagttaggtttaagtagttctaagttctaggggactgatgaccttagaagttaagtcccatagtgctcagagccatttgaaccatttgaactatttaacacaaaatgacattaaaaattaaagtcattcacgagcagctagttgagaatatgtatgaacattaaatgacacgacgaactgaaataatatgacgaagagttcagcgctcactgggaatagagccccacacatatcgttgttgactacacacaaagagacgtcagctaccgaatttttctccaccagctgctcagaatagcatcttgaacttacagtcatctcgcaaatagttctgtgtctcactgggagttaaaaacgtcagatatcgttagtgttgacaacgaatgaaaatacattaaaaatcaaaattattatccaccagcagataggtgttctcctgatagagcttgataatacataattaaagctttagtgccgggccaggattcgatcccattcacgcgtaatatgtgaaggtgttgaggaatctgcagttttgaacaaacaacaaattgtagccgaactgtattgccacgaagggatcaaattccgcgttaagggcgatctgagttgcattcccagtttagaaccaattttatcgacatacagaagctcaaataaaagatggaataagtgccctgtgaccatacatagcgtcacttgaaataaataactagtataagaaaggttactggtgatagagtttctacatgtcgccactccagactttattgtggttcaacctaccgtctacgtgttaaagaaggaatatcatctttaatgtgaattttcagaccacgcagccattatatctccttcacttggtgtagccaggagagaatggaatctgtctctccctatctaaaatcattgacggaagtgggaatcgaacccagaccataggtataacaacctaccatccgtccaacagaccacgaaatcctcttctctgcgagtcatttttctatcgtaacgcagttgcgccacactggatgagaattctgacacacagactccctgtagtaatttgcagcatgttcagtaaattcatttacttggttgagcgaatcaccatgaactagctgcctcggctacccagtgcatacattcgactattttgtaatcacagaaataaaatcacgtaactgccacctacacacaactgccaacagtgtaggatgcagaagtttaaataggaagtgttcctttccacttgagctattctattgcgctatctgttactagaaaacgtcgttcagtccaaaagaaaagctgtaactgtttgtctctcagaagtcaagacctggccatatgcataatctcacagtgctgtggaatccaaaagttctggaggaatagttgccgagctctggagcttatgtagctacgtgtcagcttgtagcatagataaaatgtcgcgagttcgaatacattcagtgctacattttttaaaacgcaattctgctctctgctgaaggtatcaatctaatggaactttgaacataattcccttcacttctcaacccaaagtagtcgcatgtggaaaaagggctaattactgtgacattttgttctattcaggtttaatagacagcaggcagcagatgcatctcgaagatgtgcagggagagcgcatcgtgccataatatgtcagaaaagtattttctacattagccgtcgtgtggtagtgatattttattcttcttcaaactttgtttgacagctttaactcagaacaagttttctacatgcatgtaatcaataaactgcatgtgcattgtcagactgtcataggtaacatcagagaattcgcatatatcgttgatgattaatttctctctcatgtttactattgttttaacaacactaaaggaaaccttacgaaaattgtgcactgtattataagaaatgaaataaaactaaccatgataaccttacgacgaaagtatctgtacacaagcatgcctctatcgacacgaattagtaaaatactactcacttagattttgattgggtctgtgtttaattggta
Coding sequences within:
- the LOC124790078 gene encoding putative nuclease HARBI1, whose protein sequence is MFIRFVIIPTKMSLTISLHALLRCRLAVTLRFLATGESFKSLAFSHRIAQPTISNVIVDVCTANCETLKDQYLKAPSTEEWNKIAKEFDELWQFPNCIGAMDGKHTAFAPPRTAGSTYFNYKKFHSVVLLAIVDARYRFSLIDIGCNGRVSDGGVYANSLISSALRENWLKVPQQKSLPGTNIEVPYVILADDAFHLEPYIMKPYRDCQNQNSKQIFNYRLSRGRRVVENSFGILANRFRVLLSTMRLPVEKVELIVQTLCILHNYLIEEADTTYVTAADTENTDLCTINNGSWRGEKSLSSIPQQSGNRTSLCAREVREKFCEFFSTTGYVSWQWEAVKKYNF
- the LOC124789938 gene encoding uncharacterized protein LOC124789938: MELYKTGGGKPTQKTTIHDRAKLLEIVGSSMKPLTNAYDSDAQFSMIVDVVNMESSEVRCSENTPPASVVELAECTQPSTSHTPVVLLSKETPNNVLADVTQLQSVSQSPDRPNKNICTPKNTWNHRRMPAKPRPSGSGTVIDNVCKKRVELLEAQLLMMKAEHQRELRIKNLKILALKEKLKYWKKKNASDT